The uncultured Desulfatiglans sp. DNA window GCGTGTCGTGTCCTTCTCGTTGAAATCGAGGTTATCCATAAAAGTAGGGTACATTTTCAAACTACCGAAAAAATCGATCTCGATGTCCTTGCTTTTGGGCGACATATCACCAATTCCCGCTGAAACCGTCCCAGCGAGGCTGAAAACAAGCCACGCGGAACAAGTCAATGCAGCCAGCCACCCAACCATTCGATTTCTCCTCTTCATCACTCTTCCTCCCTTTTAAAGATGTAATACAACCATGTGCAACACTCACCCTTACTCCACGCACGCCACACGCCGACACCTGGCTGCGCCTGAGGAAACCCCATTCTCGATCCCCTCGGGTCAGAAGGCGCGGGGTCCATTAAAGCGAGATGACGGTGGCCCCGGTGGCCAACTCAAAAAGGAGCGTAGCAGGAGCCATGCTCACCCCCTCCAGCAGATCTTCGGCCGATATCTGCCTGGACTGGGCGCAGGGCGCGCACGCATAAATGGGCACCTCGAAATCCTGCAGATAGGCGACGATATCGTCGGCTACATCGCCCGTAGGCGCCCGCAGATGATCCATGATGCCCTTTCTGGCAAGGTAGACCGCCTCATCCATGAGGAATACCGAGACCTGCTTCCCCATCTTGTGGGCCACCTGGGCCAGGTGCAACGCCCGCACAGAGCGATTTGGGTTATTTGTTCCGCACGCCAGGGTAATCAGGACCCGGTCCGCCTTGCCTTCACCAATCGTCTCTTTACCCATAGAATTCCTCTCTCGATCTGTCTCCAAATTGAGCACTCCCCGTAAAGGCCCCGTTCAGACGTTCCTACGTTCATCCTCCATCATCAGTGAAGAAATCTCTTAAATGCAGG harbors:
- a CDS encoding Oxidoreductase DsrE produces the protein MGKETIGEGKADRVLITLACGTNNPNRSVRALHLAQVAHKMGKQVSVFLMDEAVYLARKGIMDHLRAPTGDVADDIVAYLQDFEVPIYACAPCAQSRQISAEDLLEGVSMAPATLLFELATGATVISL